The following are from one region of the Magallana gigas chromosome 6, xbMagGiga1.1, whole genome shotgun sequence genome:
- the LOC105341330 gene encoding uncharacterized protein — protein MRTSYNLQERSSSDDFTRCSFKVTNVFSINENGASLNRMSAVDGSDVIAYTEADEKNNRDNHNDSLITDLDDVSIVCENEDINAYKDVKESDGETSQSRGQNVSNLEGKVIALREDGPTEDNDKDEGLVSIGAQENKTTRPTDKMENGQVTGPRDDKEVIADIDMEAIKEYILKIVNHAQEIVQNESKETAKPRVHRAKPWTQRLAEIFCFRRK, from the exons ATGAGGACTTCATACAATCTGCAAGAACGGTCTTCAAGTGATGACTTTACAAGATGCAGTTTTAAG gtGACAAACGTCTTTTCTATCAATGAAAACGGAGCATCGCTCAACAGGATGTCTGCAGTTGATGGGAGTGACGTCATCGCATACACGGAAGCAGACGAGAAG AATAACAGAGACAACCATAACGATAGCTTGATCACGGACTTAGATGATGTCAGCATTGTGTGTGAAAATGAAGATATCAATGCATACAAAGACGTCAAG GAATCTGACGGCGAGACAAGTCAATCACGTGGGCAAAACGTCTCCAATTTGGAGGGCAAGGTCATCGCCCTTAGAGAGGACGGACCCACAGAGGACAATGACAAGGATGAG GGACTCGTCTCGATCGGAGCCCAGGAGAATAAAACAACCAGACCAACTGATAAAATGGAAAATGGACAGGTTACG GGTCCCAGAGACGACAAAGAAGTTATTGCTGACATCGATATGGAAGCCATAAAG GAGTATATTTTGAAGATAGTAAACCATGCGCAAGAAATTGTACAGAACGAGTCAAAAGAAACAGCAAAACCGCGG GTCCACCGAGCTAAGCCTTGGACCCAAAGACTCgcggaaatattttgttttagaagGAAATGA
- the LOC105341327 gene encoding uncharacterized protein yields MSVAAAVEEKIASKKVVVYSKSGCPYCQKAKQVFTRYLKSGKLKREDYEEVDITRDPQCVAIQTYMMKKTGGRTVPRVFVKGKFIGGGDDVVSKNNSGQLKKLLDIE; encoded by the exons atgtctgTAGCAGCCGCTGTGGAAGAGAAAATCGCCTCCAAAAAAGTGGTGGTTTACTCCAAGAGTGGGTGTCCTTACTGCCAGAAAGCGAAGCAGGTGTTCACCAGGTACCTAAAATCTGGGAAGCTGAAGAGAGAGGATTACGAGGAGGTGGACATAACTCGGGACCCCCAGTGTGTGGCCATCCAGACCTACATGATGAAGAAGACTGGGGGTAGAACC GTTCCCCGTGTTTTTGTGAAAGGTAAATTCATTGGCGGCGGAGATGACGTAGTCAGTAAAAACAACAGCGGTCAGCTCAAGAAACTTCTGGACATCGAATAA
- the LOC105323394 gene encoding uncharacterized protein encodes MSLESTIDAKIASKKVIVYSKSYCPFCTKAKKVFETYIQDGSLKRDDYEVIEIENDPQCSAIQDIMKKKTGGSSVPRVFVNGKFIGGGDDVVRLDKNGELKKLL; translated from the exons ATGTCTTTAGAGTCAACTATCGATGCAAAAATTGCCTCCAAAAAGGTAATCGTGTATTCCAAGAGCTACTGTCCTTTTTGTACTAAAGCAAAGAAAGTTTTTGAGACGTACATACAGGATGGGTCATTAAAACGGGACGATTACGAGGTCATCGAGATCGAGAATGACCCCCAGTGCTCGGCCATCCAAGACATCATGAAGAAAAAGACGGGAGGTAGTTCT GTACCCCGAGTTTTTGTGAATGGGAAATTTATCGGAGGCGGTGACGATGTTGTACGCTTGGATAAAAATGGAGAACTGAAGAAACTACTCTAA
- the LOC105341326 gene encoding small ribosomal subunit protein eS6 has translation MKLNISYPATGCQKLIEVDDEKKLRPFYEKRMASEVPADSLGDEWKGYVLRIAGGNDKQGFPMKQGILTNVRVRLLLSKGHSCFRPRRTGERRRKSVRGCIVDSNLSVLAMVIVKKGEKDIPGLTDTTIPRRLGPKRASKIRKLFNLSKEDDVRQYVVRRPLPQKEGKKAKTKAPKIQRLVTPVVLQRKRHRLALKKKRHSKRREDAAEYAKILAQRLKEAKERKRSRSNSRTSMSASTSK, from the exons ATGAAG CTCAACATCTCATATCCAGCCACTGGCTGTCAAAAACTCATTGAAGTCGATGATGAAAAGAAACTGCGTCCATTCTATGAAAAGAGGATGGCATCAGAAGTGCCAGCTGACAGTCTTGGAGATGAATGGAAG gggTATGTTCTAAGAATTGCTGGAGGCAATGACAAACAGGGATTTCCCATGAAACAGGGAATTCTTACCAACGTCCGTGTGAGATTGCTTCTCAGCAAAGGACATTCCTGCTTCCGCCCCAGACGCACTGGAGAGCGTCGTAGAAAATCCGTCAGAGGATGTATTGTAGACTCCAACCTTAGTGTTTTGGCTATGGTCATCGTCAAAAAAG GTGAGAAGGACATCCCTGGCCTGACTGACACCACCATTCCCCGTCGTCTGGGACCCAAGAGAGCCAGCAAAATCAGGAAGCTGTTCAATCTATCCAAGGAAGATGACGTTCGTCAGTACGTCGTCAGGAGGCCTCTCCCACAGAAGGAGG GTAAGAAGGCTAAGACAAAGGCCCCCAAAATCCAGAGACTGGTCACACCAGTTGTTCTGCAGAGAAAGAGACACAGACTGGCCCTGAAAAAGAAGAGGCACTCTAAGCGCAGGGAAGATGCTGCCGAGTACGCCAAAATCTTGGCACAGAGACTAAAGGAGGCAAAGGAGAGAAAGAGGAGTAGGTCCAACAGCAGGACCTCAATGTCCGCCTCAACATCTAAGTGA